The nucleotide sequence TGTTTGCTTGAAGTTCTTAAAATTACCCTGCTTATATGCCTTTGACCTAAATTTCCTACTTGCAGCTGTTTCTTTTAAAGATGAGAACGGGCAAATAGTTAGTTCATCAAGGTACTCTTCAGGACCCAAGGTATGTATTCGAAGGGATTTTTGTTGGAAATAATGTGCCCTCCACCCCCTCGACTTCTCTCACATTATCTGAAATTTTACTGGGCCATGGCCCATTTATTCCAACATTACTTTCATCATTCCTTGCCTATgtaatttttttttcatattttttggtcGCTGTTCTTCTATAGAAACATAATGAGGCAACATGGATGTGAGTACTAGCTGTCCTCAGTTCTCACAACATTTGTCAGTCTTTTTGGTCACTGATGTCCAAAATACTTCTGATATTATGAATCCAGTCTGCATATGTCATATGTAGACATGATTGTCTGGCTGTGCTTTAGATCTTCGCACCCGGTTAACTTCTTAGTCTATTTTTTAACATAAACTTTGTGCTAACCTGGCCTTGTGTTTGCCCTTTTACCTTAGGCTAGTAGAGGTGTAGAACTATTGCACTCTCCTTTCGCGAGTATATTATATTTTGGATACTGACACGGTCTCAAACATGCAACTTTGACTATTCCTTGTATACATATTTGAGCACATGATAATTAGGAGATATTCTTATAAAATATTTAATGATGTCGTTTTTGCAACAACTCACCATCTAAATAGTTCTTCTATATGTATTAGTAGTTAAAGTTACTGTGTGCTTTCTAGAAGTTCATAATTTTGTGAAGCGAGGTAGTCGTTCTCTGTGAAGTAAAATCAGGCACCATTCTGAAGACCTAGGGATGCAGTTTATCTAATGTTTCATTTGTAGTGTTCTATTGTTTTTATGTATTTACTATTAATAGTGCTGACTATAGTTACTTGCCTGGCAGGTTTCTTCATCTCGCGATCGGCAGATACTACCAGGTGGACAAAAGGTCATTTGCTCGTACTCTGATGTATAGTGACATACACCTTTTTGAATTGCATTTCACCCTGTTTATGCCCTTCACCAGGCTTTCACGGGATCTATTGTTGAACACGATGAAGGTCTCTCAGTGATCGAACAACCAAGGAGTAATGATAGTGAGAAAGTAAGCTCCATCCTTTGAGTCTTTCCATTGGCATTGTGTGGTGTGCATTTATGTTTTATCTGATCCCTGTAAACTCCTTGCCTGAACATATCTGGCAGCCTGCTAGTTCCGCTTCTTCTTCAAGGCCCATGTCTAGATTCAAGATGCAGAAGGGAGGACGCTGAGTATGCCTCTTGGACACTAGAATTAACACAAGATCATCTACTTCGAGTCGCTGGCAAGACCTGCATTGACAAGTACCATGAGAGACGGCATGCTGCATCAGAATGATGCGCCGCATTTTGGACAGGGGTCCTTTTGAGTTTGTCAGTGCGTCGGGAAGGACAGAAGTGTTGGCATTCTGAATGTATGGCACTATCACCTCAACTTTTATCCTGGGTCTTTTGCCGTTGCCTGTACGGTGGAATGGTTTGATGCGTGTCTACAATTTGTACGCGCGATATGCTTAGAAATGCAAAGAAAATTGCTTAGAAGGAATTGAAACAGAGGCTGATAGAGAGATGAACGATTTGtggtcaattgattggttaaatcTGGGAGTAATTAAGCATACGTTAATACTAGGTAGGAAATGAATCAAACGACTCGTTTGATTCATTATAATCAGAGAGCCAGGAGGGGTTTTTTTCAACAGCCAACTAATGTTTCCTACACATCATGGCCATGGCATGGTCAAAGTGGTGGCCCAGGCACCTCTTCGCTTGGCGCCTGTGAACCCCACCAGGATGCGACCCCTGACATATCTTCACACCTGCAGGAAGGGAGGAGAAGACCAATTCGAACAACAGacgtactccttccgttcctaaatacgtATAAGATGGATGTTTTGAACTACCAAAATATTTAGGAATATAGGGAGTATTATATTAtcggttttgctaaagcacatctagatgtgcaataagtattgcacatctaagtcctatgtcattaaTCTTATGTtgagattcgtgtggatattttcttttcttttttcccccTCTTTATgtttgattcactcacttagatgtgcaataactagagcacatctagatgtgccctagacacacccttATATTATATGTACCAATGCAGGTCGATGTTGGGTGCTACACATGCTTTCACAATTCAAGCATATTCGATGATGGTCCGTGTCTAGGTTTTAGTCGACTGAGGCTTAatcaagtctcagtcaagtgataataatataagaagaaaaaaacttgaaaaaaaattATGTATGAATCTCCATGCAAGATAAAAGATCATGTATGAATCTCCATGCAAGATCAAAGAAATATAGCGTCGACTGAGACATAACAAAGTTGACTTAGCAAAACTGTTTGATGATTGGTTGCAACTCGTCTCTTTTCAGAAGTCTTGAGTACTATGTCAAGCCAAAGTGTATGCCTGGGAGTCGGGTTGTTAGGGTTCCGGTAGCCGCCACGGATGCAGGAGGTTAGGCCGGCGTGCATGGAATCAACTGAGGCGAAAAAATAATTCAGGCCACAGACACATAGCTGTCAGGGTTTCTCTTGAACAGAGCAAAAATCCCCTTTCTTCCCTATGCCTATGGGCAATGGATTGCTTGTAGAAACTTTTCCAAGAACCTAACAATTCTCGATGCCTATATAGATGCCTCTAGGTCGTTTGACATTTTCTTCAAGTCTCGAATAGTTCAATTTCAATGTACCTTtgcacctactccctccgtcccataatacaaAAGTTTAGTTTGTACAacggtcttatattatgggatgaagaACATACTTTTCTATTTCTATTTGTACAAAAGTGCATCTTGCTGCACAATGGATGAGGCCACGGCGGCGGTGTTGGCTGGGATTGGATCAGGGTCAAGGGCACTGCCGATCGAGTGGCGGGAATTCGGACAACCGTGGAATGGGAGTCTTCCGCGGTGGTAGTGGATACAGCGACGGTCTCTGTTTCTGCCATCTAGCCACCTTCCGGTGGATGCGGCTCGAATCGTACCCCTTCTGGCCGTCGATGACGAACTCCTCGAGAACCATGGCGTTCTTGGCCAGGAACTTGACGAGACGTACCTGGAGGCAGGTCAGCTTCTCCGTGTCGAACTTTATCACCACCCTCCTTAACGAATTCTGGAGGCAGGGCAACCTGCATCTGCGGCAAAGTCCTTGAAGGTCCGAATCATCACAACAATCTTCGTCCCCATCGTCCAAGTCCGACATGGCGGCAATCTGATCCGGTTCTGAGATTTCTTCGAGGTACTCCAGCCATCTGAACTTCAGCCGGACCTCGCGCACCGCGGGGCAGCACGACAGCAGGCTCACGACGGCCCTCGCCACGGCGCCGTGGTTCTGGACACACCACCCGCAGAGCTCTTCAACCTCGAGCAGATCGAGGTTGGGAAAATAAAACGACATAGTATCGGCGAGGTCGCCCATGGAGTAGGCGGTGAGCTTGAGAACCCTCACGTGACGCATGGAGTCGACATTGAGCATGCAACGATTTCTCACTATTGCCGCCGGGGAGTGCAACGCCAGGTGGACCTCCTCCAGGTGCGTCATGGGCGACTCGAAGGAGAAGGAGGTACCTTGGAAGGTGACGACGCTGCAGCCTAAGCGGCGGAGGCGGGGCGCGTCGACCTCGATGCTGCACACGCCGGCAAAGTAGAGGTTCTCGAGGCCGCAGTTGGCCATGAGGAGGACGGTGGCCGCCGGGCATCGGACGCGGTAGCTGTAATTGGGCAGGGTGTCCACGAATCTCACGGACTCAAGGTGGATGTCGGCGAGCTTGGGCGCGGCGGAGATTATGTCCTGGAGCGTGGCAAGCTTCGTGCGGCACCGCCGGAGCCGCATGGCCTCCAGGCACGGGAACGCGAGGGGCTGCCGTCGGTCCGAGAAGGGCTCGAGGGCGTAGCCGGTGAGCTCGAGGACTCGGAGAGCGGCGAAGGGTACTGAGCGCAGGGAGTACGGGAGCGTGCAGCGCCCGTAGTCTAGCCACTCGAGCCGGAACTCCTCGGCGTCGGCGACGTACTCCTCCGGCACGACGACGCCGGCGGCGCTCTCCTCCTCCGCGGTGCCGACGGGGTCCGCCTCGTCCTCGATGCCGGAGGAGTCCTCCTCGTCATCGATGCTGGAGGagtcttcctcctcgtcttcttccGGGCTGCTGGCGGCGTGCAAGGTGCCGTAGTCGCGCGTGCGCATGCTGTCGTCGCGCATGACGAGGGTAAACTTGTTGGGGCCGCGGCCGCTGGAGCGGATCAAGCCAAGGCGCGCGTTTGTGATGTCATCCAGCACGCGAGTCCAGAGAgggtcgctgccgccgccgccgccgccggtggtaTAGGAACGGTAGTCGACGTTGACGGCGCCGGTGTCGAGCCAGAGCGGGCGGCGCCATCGCCGGGAGAGCGCGGTGGTGCTGGCGGCCTCACGTACCGGGGCGAAGGAGAGTATGTGGATGAGCAGGTCGTCGGGGAGCTCGGAGAACCGGTCCCGCGCGGCGGCGGTCGCCATGCATCCGGATCGAGAGTTCTGTTAGGGCTCTGTACCTTTGCGTGACATCGTTATACGTTCTTTTTAGGGCTTGACATCCTTATGTGGACGTACTAGTGTACCACCAGAGAAGGCCCAAAGTAGAAGGGCATTGGCGCTTGGGCCGTCCAATGCATTAAGCCATCGCAACATTGTCTTGTGCACGTCGTTATGCAACTGTGTCTCAAAAAAAAGGTCGTTATGCAATATCATTGATGTTGCGATCACAGTCACAGCGCAATGCCATTGCAGTGTCGCCTATATTGAGCTCTTCGTTATGCAACATCATCAATGTTGTAGTCGTCGTggcgtagcatcattgtcgttgaAGGCACATCGCCGTTGTTGCAGTCGCCATGACACGACGTTTGCAACATCGTTTGTATTGCACTCGCCATTATGCAACATCGTATGTGACGCAGCAGCGCTCGTAGCACACAACCTAGTGTTCAGCATCGTAAGCCACTAGCGACGATTGCCGTCAGCATAGTCGGGTTCGTAGGAGAGGCACACCATGCCCATTGCAAAAGAAAGGAAGAAGCACCACGGTGTGTCCCCTCCCAGACCAGGTCTTTGCAGCAGCTTGTGTGGGCATGGTGCTACCAAGGAGAGAGGGCACGGTGAACTTATGTGGTGGCGACGAGAAATTTTGGGGAGACGGCGGAGTGGGATTTTGATGGAGGCGACGAAGTGGAGCATGGAAAGATAAGATTGCAGGAGAGGTAGAGAGTGGTGGGTAGGGCATGGGGGTATGTGTCGCTCGAGGGAGGCGAACTGGCGTATGGCTGCAATAAGTTGGTTGATTGTAATATTTCCCCACAATATAAACAGAAGTGCTTAATAATTTAAGTATATGTCTAAAAAATACTATATGCATAGAAAAGAAATACTAAGTATACAACTGTGCAGGGAGTGTGTCTTCGCTAGGGTTTCTCGCGAGAAATGCTACACTTACGAATAGATTCTTACTGACTGAAGTTACGAACTGAGCTATGAAACCTTGATTGAAAATAATGAGGAGGTGGGACCCGCACTGGAAATCAAGGGGAGAAAGAGATTGGTGGAGAGTAGTCCTTACGTGGTTTCCATGTCATCTTGCCCGTAAGTGTAGAATTATTGGTTTCTCGCCCTTGGCGGTCTGGAGGCGGCAACcttgccaccgccaccgccgaacGCCGCGCCGGCCGTGTGTGGCCTCTCCCCCGTGTCCAAACCCAGACTGGACGTCGGAACAGCGGCGGCCGTGTCCGCAGATTGATCGCTCGGCCCCTTGTGGCCCTGTGATCCAGCCGTCTTCGAATTGGAGTCTGGGTACCCATCGTGGGTCTTGCCGTTGCCTGTATGGTGGAATGGTTTGATGCGTGTCTACAATTTGTCCGCGCGATACGCTTAAAGATGCAAAAAGAAATGCTTAGAAGGAATTGAATGATTTAGGAAATGAATCAAACGAATCGTTTGATTCATTGTAATCAGAGAGCCAGGAGGGGTTTGGTTGACCGGCTGACTAATTTTTCTACCAGTTTTACTAAAGCACATTTAGATGTGCACTAAGTCCTATATCATTGATTTTATGTTAAGATTCGTGtgaatatttttttcatttttttctttttatgcttGATTCATTTACTTAAATGTGCAAtaactaaagcacatctagatgtgccctaaacACATCATTTTTCTGCACATTGTGGCCATGACATGGTCAGAGTGGTTGCCCAGGCACCTCTTCGACTGGCGCCTGTGAACCCCACGAGATGCGACCCCTCACATATCTTCTCACCTGCATGAAGGGAGGAAAAGACCAATTCGAACAACATACTCCCCCCGTTCCTTTCTAAATATAAGACGCTTTGATATCTCAATTTGTAATAGCAAATGGAATGGAGAGAGTATTATGTAGGTCGATGTTGGGTGCTACCATGCTTTCACAAATTCAAACGCATTCGAGGGTTGACATTTTCTTCCAAGAACCTGAAAATTCTCGATGCGCATCTATGCCTGTAGGTCGATTGACATTTTCTTCAAGTCTAAATCAGAATAGTTCAGTTTTCAGTGTACCTTTGCGCCTACATTTCTATTTTTCTAGAAAATTGCATCTTGCTGCACAATGGACGACGAGGCCATGGCGTCGGTTTTCGCTGGAATTGGATCAGGATCAAGGGCACTGCCGAGCGGCGGGAACTCGGACAACTAGTGGAACGGGAGTCTTCGGCGGTAGTGGAGATGACGGCGGTCTCCGTTTCTGCCATCTCGCCACCTTGCGGCGGATCCGGCTCGAGTCGTACCCCTTCCCGCCGTCGACGACGAACTCCTCGAGAACCATGGCGTTCTCCGCCAGGAACTTGATGAGCCGAACCTGGAAGCAGGTCAGCTCCTCCGCGTCGAACTTCACCACCACCCTCCTCAGCGAATTCCGTAGGCACTCCAACGTGCAGCCGCAGCAAAGCCCGTGAAGGCCCAAATCATAACAGCAACCTTCGTCGTCGTGGTGGCCGGCGTTGATGGATCTGCACAGGGAGAAGTCTGACATGACGGCAAGCCGATCCGGCTCCGCCATTTCCTCGAGGTACTCCAGCCATCTGAACTTGAACCGGAGCTCGCGCACCACGGTGCAGCAACGCAGCAGGCTCACAACGGCCCTCACCGCGGCGACGCCGTTGTTCTGGATAGACCACCCGCAGAGCTCTTCAATCTCGAGCCGCTCGAGTTTGTAGAAAGTTACCGACATagcgccggcgacgacggcgaggtcgGCCATGGAGTAGACCGTGAGCTTGAGAACCCTCACGTGGTAAATAGAATAGAGCATGGAGCGACTCCGTGGCCACGCCGCTGGGGAGTGCAACGCCAGGTGGACCTCCTCCAGGTGCGTCATAGGCGAGTCGAAGCCTCGAAGGAGAAGGAGCTGCCTAGGAAGGCAACGACGGTGTAGCAGAAGCGGCGGAGGCGCGGCGCGTCGAGCTCGACGCGGCATGCATCGAAGTTGAGGTACCCGAAGTTGCAGTTGGCCATGAATATGACGGTGGCCGCCGGGCATCGGATTCGGATCTGGTACTCGAGCTGCGAGTTCACGAACCTCACGTCCTCAAGGCGGACGTCAGCGAGCTTGGGCGCGGCGGAGATCATGTCCTGGAGCGTCGCGTAGTCCGTGCGGCACCGCCGGAGCCGCATCGCCTCCAGGCACGGGAACGTGAGGTCCGGACAGGGCTGGAGAGAGTAGCCGGTGAGCTCGAGGACTCGGAGAGCGGCGAACGGCAGCCAGCCCGTGcagtgttggaataagccacgtcACGTGGTGTGGTCGGACTTGTCGGGCGTGACGGATgtgcgcgggacgtgcgggacgcactggtGCAGTCGGGCTCGTCGGGCACATCGGGTGCGCGCGGAACAGGCGGGACGCAACggaagtgtgtgtgtatgtgtgtgtccgGGCATTGTATGGCCAGGGACGGAGCCAGGATTTGGATATGGGGGCCAAGCCAAATCaagcaaagaaaaaaaattatCCAGTACAAAAATAATCATATAGAACAAGGTTTTGCTGAAGCGACATAAAAATATCATTacatttttattaatttaaagtgaCCTCTACGACTGCTAATAAGATCAAAAATATTAATAATTTCATCAGAAGATATCTTAGCTGCTAATTTTTTTCTATGTAAATTATCATGCAATGGCGAAGCAAATCATCTTCCATTTTACTTCGAAGACATGTCTTGAATATTTTCATACCCGAAAAAGCCCGCTCTACAGTTGCCGTTGAGACTGGGAGAGTGATAACTAGTCGCAGCAACCTGTCAACCATTGGATATGAAGAAGCTTTTCCGGTTTTAACTAGCCCTTTTGTTAAACAAGCAATAGATGGCAAGGTCATCAGTTCTGGATGGTTGCACACATCTAGCTAAAAATGAGGTAGCTGACTTTCTAACTGAGCTAATTCTTGACTTGAAAAATCAGCAGGATAGTATTTTTCTGCAAGAGTGCTTATCTTTGGGATATCAAAAGATTCATGCCTTGGATCCAATGATGAACAGAGAGTAAGGAGCTCAGTTGCTTGTGTGCTGAATCGATCATTCAGTTCACTCAGTTGTTGATCAATTGCAACACTGAAAACATCGACTTTGTAGTGGTGGAGCGTTGTTGTGTTGTCATGCTTATTTCGAGATTTGGTAACATCAACATACCTATTAATTTCATTACAAAGTCAGCTAAATTCTCAAGATAAAAATCAACCAAGATATAACTTAATATAAGTTAAGTAATTTTATAAAGTAGAAAAACATACTTGCTGTCCAAATTTGGGATATCAATCTCGTGCTTCACACAAAAAGATTTGACCTCCTCTAAAAGAGAGTCCCAACCATGTTCCCTTAGCTCACCAAGTAGGAACTTTGTGTTAGAAATAGAATCCATGGCATTTAAAATATCCAAAGATTTGTATTGGAGTTTCTGACACAACATATCAGTGATCTTCATAATCTTTTCCATCAGATGTAGAATGAACACGAAATCAAATGATATGACAATTTTAAGGGATCCAACGGCATCTCCACGAGAATATTTTGAGACTGAACGGTCACTTGCTATACCTCTTAAGACGACAACTGTAGCAGCAAACATCTTCTTTAAGCTCTGTATGGACTTATAGTGTGAACTCCATCTTGTGTCTCCTGGTCTCTGTAAGGTTTCTATTTGGTTTTGCCCTCTGCCCGTATCAAGCTCTCCCAACTCAATTTCACGAGCAATTTCCTCCGCTTGGTTTGCTAGTAGTTCATCGCTGCGCTTTGTAGAAGCACTAACAACATTTATTACAAAATTTGCATTCTGAAAGAAGTTATGTACCTCATGTACCTCTCGTGATGCAGCAACAAGCGCCAATTGTAattgatgagccatacaatgaataTAGTAGGCATACGGACACTCACGGAGAATAAGTGCCTTCAGTCCATTCCACTCCCCTCTAATATTACTTGCACCGTCATATGCTTGGCCCCTGATGTCTTGTACATTCAAGTTATTATTTGACAGTACAGTACAtattgcatttttcaaagttaagGCAGCAGTGTCATTAACATGAACTAGATCAAGGAAACGCTCAATTATTTCTGCTTCTTTGTTGGCAAACCGAAGAACAACTGCCATTTGTTCTTTTTTTGATTCATCCCGAGCTTCATCAACCATTATACAAAACTTGGCATTACCTATTTCTTCTCTAATTGCTTTCTGAACTTCTAGAGCAAGTATGCCAACAACCTCTTTCTGAACTTCTCCGGATGTATACTTTGCATTACATGGAGCATTTTCCAGAACAACTCCTGCGACATCCTTATTGTACAAAGCGAGAATCTTAACCATTTCAAGAAAATTTCCTTGGTTCTTAGACCCCGCAGATTCATCATGACCTCTAAAAGAACAAGCTTGGAATATCAGCCACCTAATGGGACAAAGCGACTAGATGTTAGATACCAAAACATTAAGTCATGTCAAATTTTAGTTGATGTAAAAAAACTTGCTTACCTCATGGCATCGATGGTAGTCTTAAGCCTCAATCTCGCAGCAGTAGCTACTTTCTCATTTCTCTTTTCCATCACATTGTCGATATGAGCCATACTAGTCTTGAGATCTTCATAGCACCGAGCGGAATAGTTGTGAGCAGAGTCCGGGCCCCCAACATAAGTTAAAAAAGCACACGCTTTTCCATCATTAACCTTTTTCCAGTTTCTAAAACCCTTGACCGAGAATGTATCAGACCCACATCTCCCAACAGGTTTTTTTGAGAAGAGAAAGCACGGCAAACAATATGCGCTATCATTATGTGTTGAATACTCAAGCCACcaaaaatttgtgtaccaatcttttTGAAATCGACGAGGTGTTTAGACTTTTCATCAAATGGGTATTCTTTCAACTCCGGTTGATATGCTCCCTTAGATATATAAAAATGCCGAGCGTCATCTTGCTTGTCCGGTGGGAGCTCCTAAATTTAGCAACGTTTACCGGGGTCTCTCTGATAAGGTGTGGTTATAACTTCTGCTTGTTCTGCAACTGTTACCACGTCCAGCATATCCTGATCAGAAGCGTTAACTGGACTCGGATTTGTAACTTGCGCATCCGCCTCACCAACAATTTCAGTAGGTTGAGAACTTGAAGCAACCGGCTTAAAAAATCATTAATCTTAATGGTGTTTGGCCCTGCTTTTCTCTTCATAGTTGCTGCGTGCATATTGGAATGGAGTCATGAAGAATTAACATGCTGTATAAGTTCGACATAATCGCAGATAGGAAGTAATACAAGATAATGGATAATTTGCATCACAAAAATAAGAACTCGCCGCTGGCCGGCACACACAGTACAACACTATCATGATAATTGTGGACATGTCGAAGATGGGAACAGCCGAACAGGAAATCCTTCATAGAATCAAAGACCATAGAATCACAAATTACACAACCAAATTaccaaagcaaaaaaaaaaaaaaatctgggGCATCAATTCGACCAGGACTGAATTCGACACGGATACAGGATAACAGGATGAGAATCGACTTGCTTGTTTGTGGATTGAAGTGGGACTGCAGGAAGAATTGACAAGTGCAGCTGCAGCAGCCATTTACCTGAATATGTGAATCAGACCGGCTGATCCCTGATCGAGAATCAAGAGCAGGAGCCACCACCACCGAGCCAGGAGATGAGGAGAAGGCGAGAAGCAGGCCTGGGTCCTGGGCAGGAGCAGCTGAGCAGAGGAGGGCGAATGGGCGATGGGCGAGAAGGGCAAGAGGCGAACGGGGGCGAGGGCGTCGAAAACTGGAACGGCGGCGGCGACTAATCCCATGTATACGCTAATTATGGACTTAGAGTTACGATGGAAGCTAGGGCCTAGGCCGCTACTAGTGGGCTTTTTTCACACGGGCGTTTTTTTCTTTCTACCAATATTGACGTTGTCACGTTGAGGTGTCTGATAGGGGGGGCCAAATACATGCGTACCTGCCTATGTCTCGTCAATCCTATACTACGTACTTCAGGTTCGCTCGATCGTTGGGGGGGGAGGGCAGGCCCCTGCTCACCCCCCTTGTCTCCGCCACTGTGCATGgcctgcgtgcgtgtgtgcgtgcgtgtacGAGACTAAGTTGAGTCGGACTGTGGCTGAGCCTGCGATCGTGTGGCGAGGCATGCAGGATGCAGCGGTAGCATGATGGCACCAGGTCTTGCGGAGGAGCTGGCTGCGCACGTTCGAGCGAAGACCAGATCGCCATGGACTCCGTGAGGGCTACATATTGTTAGCTATAAAGCCGGCTGTATGTTTGAGTTTGTTAGTGCGTGCGTGGTGCTACGTCTCCGTTGGTTACAAAAACGGCTGTAAAATCCTATGCACCGCTGCCATGTTCTCAAGCAACCAAGGCCATGTGCTTTCCTCGGTGGTTGTGGTCTAGTAAACGCAATGTTCGTACAGCTACCAGACTCGCTCTTCAAGGAGCATCTTGCACCACCAACTTTGCCGACAGTTTTGGTTACGATCTCTGGTGGTTCTTTGTCTGCTGCTGTGGTCGAGGTTAAGGTTGCTAAGATCGCCTCGGTCCAGACTTCGTGGAAGTGGGAGGCCGTCCCTCATGAAGCCAATACTTTCTTAGTTTCCTTCCCGTCTGTCGAAATTTTGCAGCGTGTTGCCACTTTTGAGTACAATGTGAAATCGCATGGCGTGAAGATTACTTTCAGTGAATGGAAAGCTGAGGAGCTTCCATCCGTTCTTCCTTTGCAGTCTGTATGGGTTCATGTCACGGGAGTCCCACCACCACTGCGCCATTTCCTTGGTCTATGGGCGGTTGGATCGGTTATAGGCGCCACTCAGGACGTTGACTTGGTTTGCTTGCGCCGACATGGTATAGTGCAAATCCAGGTGGCTGTTCATTCCTTGGATATTTTCAGCAAAAAACATGGGTCTGATGAAGTCTCGGTCTCCTCTGATGTTTACGTCAAGCTTAATGGATATGCGTTTCGGTTTG is from Triticum aestivum cultivar Chinese Spring chromosome 3A, IWGSC CS RefSeq v2.1, whole genome shotgun sequence and encodes:
- the LOC123059081 gene encoding zinc finger MYM-type protein 1-like → MAHIDNVMEKRNEKVATAARLRLKTTIDAMRWLIFQACSFRGHDESAGSKNQGNFLEMVKILALYNKDVAGVVLENAPCNAKYTSGEVQKEVVGILALEVQKAIREEIGNAKFCIMVDEARDESKKEQMAVVLRFANKEAEIIERFLDLVHVNDTAALTLKNAICTVLSNNNLNVQDIRGQAYDGASNIRGEWNGLKALILRECPYAYYIHCMAHQLQLALVAASREVHEVHNFFQNANFVINVVSASTKRSDELLANQAEEIAREIELGELDTGRGQNQIETLQRPGDTRWSSHYKSIQSLKKMFAATVVVLRGIASDRSVSKYSRGDAVGSLKIVISFDFVFILHLMEKIMKITDMLCQKLQYKSLDILNAMDSISNTKFLLGELREHGWDSLLEEVKSFCVKHEIDIPNLDSKYVDVTKSRNKHDNTTTLHHYKVDVFSVAIDQQLSELNDRFSTQATELLTLCSSLDPRHESFDIPKISTLAEKYYPADFSSQELAQLESQLPHF